The Methanohalophilus portucalensis genome window below encodes:
- a CDS encoding M24 family metallopeptidase translates to MKQTNNFPDVTAALAKNRCEAYLLVADSSNADMYFATKFLAGDPFCYIQTRNARDMMLISDMEKGRVQKESRVEEIVPLSFCDYKKRLKETADPGRAYGECIGQLLQKEGVRHVAVPRDFPVYTAQVLKEMGFTVNPIQSPLRKLREVKEKGEVNLIRQVQQANEEAMQSAIETIKTAEIEDNKLFLEGQPLTASRVRRIIEHSLLDHDCRAHGTIVACGKGAADPHWHGEGQLLANEPIVIDIFPQHKLHHYCGDMTRTVTRGETTEQLQQMYDAVLAAQEKALGMLKPGVAANDVHQAVCDVFEERGYSTDAEKGEGYIHSTGHGVGLEVHEAPSIGLREIPLQAGNIITIEPGLYYPHIGGIRLEDLVLITEHGYENLNTFEKEFVV, encoded by the coding sequence ATGAAGCAGACAAACAATTTTCCGGACGTTACTGCAGCCCTTGCAAAAAATCGATGTGAAGCCTATCTCCTTGTTGCCGATTCTTCCAATGCCGATATGTATTTTGCCACGAAATTCCTGGCAGGTGACCCTTTCTGTTACATCCAGACCCGCAATGCCAGGGACATGATGCTGATATCGGATATGGAAAAGGGCAGGGTGCAGAAGGAAAGCAGGGTAGAGGAAATCGTGCCTTTGAGTTTCTGTGATTACAAAAAACGCCTCAAGGAAACAGCCGACCCGGGCAGAGCCTACGGAGAATGTATCGGCCAGTTACTGCAAAAGGAAGGAGTGCGACATGTGGCAGTACCCCGGGATTTCCCTGTTTATACAGCCCAGGTGCTCAAAGAGATGGGGTTTACCGTCAATCCGATCCAGAGCCCCTTAAGAAAATTGCGTGAGGTCAAGGAAAAGGGAGAGGTCAATCTTATCAGGCAGGTCCAGCAGGCCAACGAAGAAGCAATGCAATCAGCCATTGAAACCATCAAAACCGCTGAGATCGAGGACAATAAACTCTTCCTTGAAGGTCAACCCCTGACAGCATCCAGGGTACGCAGGATTATTGAACATTCCCTGCTTGATCATGATTGCCGGGCCCATGGAACCATTGTGGCCTGTGGCAAAGGTGCAGCCGATCCGCACTGGCATGGCGAGGGACAGCTGCTGGCAAACGAGCCCATTGTGATCGACATCTTCCCGCAGCATAAACTGCATCACTACTGCGGTGACATGACACGTACCGTAACCAGGGGAGAAACTACAGAACAATTACAGCAGATGTACGATGCCGTGCTTGCAGCCCAAGAAAAGGCTCTGGGAATGCTTAAACCCGGTGTTGCAGCAAATGATGTGCATCAGGCGGTCTGTGATGTGTTCGAAGAAAGAGGATATTCCACAGATGCTGAAAAAGGTGAAGGATACATCCACTCCACAGGTCACGGTGTCGGACTGGAAGTACATGAAGCACCGTCAATCGGTTTAAGGGAGATACCCCTGCAGGCAGGTAATATCATTACCATTGAACCGGGGCTCTACTACCCACATATCGGCGGGATACGCCTGGAAGATCTGGTCCTGATAACAGAACATGGTTATGAGAACCTGAATACTTTTGAAAAGGAATTTGTAGTATAA
- a CDS encoding autotransporter outer membrane beta-barrel domain-containing protein, producing the protein MRNLENYKNNRFKSLIFSLILFLIITTGLVTVAEAETTAQFDFSDIYNADTVYGNDKSGAFDSWAALITGTVAENNGNPRDDGLPDDGVFPSTSTHPRIELAKFHTDDGFNAWQSSGTGSVTANVTNGQYKTVHLIASAGGAGTNNPAKFEVVLHYSDDTTDRSQEFTVPDWYGDISDPGYALKDNMDRWSNGGNLYENSDDPAIWGFAMQADSTKTLESITIDVTANEAGSFNFFGGAATTQETDVIEKPRISSFELTNPSDKNLAVNFDSDKQLSVISVSITGAESATFTGTNFTEADNGDGTYTYEATYNSNSDGDYTATLEIAEDAEGNDGASGEQDSVNIDTTPPQITGFKVSNPSGQNLLLNFTSNEDLAAISVSISGAESATFTGAYFTETDNADGTYTYETIYNGNSDGDYTATLETAEDAEGNDGASGEEDIVNIDTTPPVINAVEFPVNSNTGDIVGIGFNVNDNIGITSTDFNISTNNTAELTENGNWYNYTLNVPVDSVDDIVFNATFSDGADNFNASSDKTISVSDNIDPVIQDIVYEENVNTGDVVAIGFNVNDNIGITSTDFNISTNETAELTNDGNWYNYTLNVPVDSVNDIDFNATFSDAAGNFNSTDDISVNVSDNIDPVIQDIVYEENVNTGDIVGIGFNVNDNIGIASTDFNISTNETAELTEDGNWYNYTLNVPLDSVDDIV; encoded by the coding sequence ATGCGAAACTTAGAAAATTACAAAAACAACCGATTTAAATCGTTAATCTTCTCACTTATTCTATTTCTAATCATTACGACTGGATTAGTTACAGTAGCAGAAGCGGAAACTACCGCACAATTTGATTTTTCTGATATTTATAATGCTGACACTGTTTATGGCAATGATAAATCAGGGGCATTCGATAGTTGGGCAGCACTGATTACTGGCACTGTTGCTGAAAATAATGGAAACCCACGTGATGACGGTCTACCAGATGACGGTGTTTTTCCGTCCACCTCCACACACCCAAGGATAGAACTTGCTAAATTTCACACTGATGACGGGTTCAATGCATGGCAATCTAGCGGCACAGGTAGTGTTACTGCAAATGTCACAAATGGGCAATATAAAACAGTTCATTTAATCGCCTCGGCTGGTGGTGCTGGTACTAACAATCCAGCAAAGTTCGAAGTTGTACTTCATTATAGTGATGACACAACTGATAGGTCACAGGAATTCACTGTTCCCGATTGGTATGGAGATATAAGCGACCCTGGATACGCACTCAAAGACAATATGGACCGATGGAGTAATGGCGGTAATCTTTACGAAAACAGTGATGATCCTGCAATTTGGGGATTTGCTATGCAAGCAGATTCTACAAAAACGCTAGAATCTATTACTATTGACGTCACTGCAAATGAAGCAGGGTCATTCAATTTTTTTGGCGGGGCTGCAACTACACAGGAAACTGATGTGATTGAAAAACCAAGAATTTCTTCCTTTGAATTAACCAATCCATCAGACAAAAATTTAGCTGTAAATTTTGATAGTGACAAACAGCTCTCTGTAATTTCTGTATCTATCACAGGTGCCGAATCAGCCACGTTTACCGGAACAAACTTTACAGAAGCTGATAACGGTGATGGCACCTACACATATGAAGCAACTTATAATAGTAATAGTGATGGAGACTATACCGCGACTCTAGAAATAGCCGAAGATGCCGAAGGTAATGATGGAGCAAGTGGTGAGCAGGATAGCGTTAACATCGACACAACTCCTCCGCAAATCACTGGATTTAAAGTGTCCAATCCATCCGGGCAAAATCTTTTGTTGAATTTCACATCAAATGAAGACCTAGCAGCGATATCAGTATCTATCAGTGGAGCCGAATCAGCTACGTTTACTGGGGCATACTTTACAGAAACTGATAACGCTGATGGTACTTACACGTATGAAACAATCTATAATGGTAATAGCGATGGAGACTATACTGCAACCCTTGAAACAGCCGAAGATGCAGAAGGCAACGATGGAGCAAGTGGTGAGGAGGATATCGTTAACATCGACACAACTCCTCCTGTGATTAATGCTGTTGAATTTCCTGTAAACAGCAATACAGGCGATATTGTTGGTATTGGATTCAATGTGAATGATAACATAGGAATTACCAGTACCGATTTCAACATTTCAACTAACAATACTGCTGAACTTACAGAGAATGGTAACTGGTACAACTATACTCTTAATGTCCCTGTTGATTCAGTAGATGATATTGTTTTCAATGCCACCTTCTCTGACGGTGCAGACAATTTCAATGCAAGTAGTGACAAGACAATAAGTGTTTCTGATAATATCGATCCTGTAATTCAGGATATCGTTTATGAAGAAAATGTCAATACAGGTGATGTTGTCGCGATTGGATTCAATGTAAATGATAACATAGGAATTACCAGTACCGATTTCAACATTTCAACCAATGAAACTGCTGAACTTACAAACGATGGTAACTGGTACAACTATACTCTTAATGTCCCTGTTGATTCCGTTAATGACATTGACTTCAATGCTACTTTCTCTGACGCTGCAGGCAATTTCAATTCAACTGATGACATTTCCGTAAATGTCTCAGATAACATTGATCCTGTAATTCAGGATATCGTTTATGAAGAAAATGTCAATACAGGCGATATTGTTGGTATTGGATTCAATGTAAATGATAACATAGGAATTGCCAGTACCGATTTCAACATTTCAACTAACGAAACTGCTGAACTTACAGAGGATGGTAACTGGTACAACTATACTTTGAATGTACCTTTAGATTCAGTAGATGATATTGT